A stretch of Rhododendron vialii isolate Sample 1 chromosome 4a, ASM3025357v1 DNA encodes these proteins:
- the LOC131324852 gene encoding purple acid phosphatase 3-like isoform X1, translated as MTCFQKQASLFVLKWTFVFWLNAVSSFAELQRFTHPGKGDGTLSFLAVGDWGRDGLYNQSEVAFQMGRIGEELDLDFVVSTGDNFYDNGLKAVNDPAFRESFSEIYSYKSLRKPWYSVLGNHDYRGDVKAQLDPILRRIDRRWFCLRSFVLNAAEIADFFFVDTTPFVDAYFNEPEDHIYDWRGIYPRETYVSNLLKDLNSALRESTAKWKIVVGHHSIRSVGHHGDTHELVHRLLPILEANNVDFYMNGHDHCLERISCHNSRIQFLTSGAGSKAWRGDEKLRNDCTVHFFYDGQGFMSVQLSSTNGQMRFYDVDGKAMYQWNVTRQLHFHSEM; from the exons ATGACTTGTTTTCAGAAGCAGGCCTCCTTATTTGTTCTTAAATGGACCTTTGTTTTCTGGCTTAATGCTGTGTCCAGTTTTGCAGAGCTTCAGAGGTTTACACATCCAGGAAAGGGTGATGGGACCCTTAGTTTCTTGGCTGTTGGAGATTGGGGCAGGGACGGGCTGTACAACCAGTCTGAGGTTGCTTTTCAG ATGGGAAGGATCGGAGAGGAACTAGACTTAGATTTCGTAGTGTCTACAGGTGACAACTTTTACGACAATGGATTGAAGGCTGTAAATGATCCAGCATTTCGCGAGTCGTTTTCAGAAATTTACTCCTACAAGAGCCTTCGAAAGCCATGGTACAGCG TTCTGGGGAATCATGACTACAGAGGAGATGTAAAGGCTCAGTTGGACCCCATTCTCAGAAGGATCGATAGAAGATGGTTTTGCTTGAGATCTTTTGTACTCAATGCAG CAGAAATTGCAGACTTCTTCTTTGTGGACACGACGCCCTTTGTTGATGCCTACTTCAATGAGCCAGAAGACCATATATATGATTGGAGAGGAATATATCCTCGTGAGACGTACGTTTCCAATCTTCTAAAG GATTTGAACTCAGCATTGAGAGAGTCAACTGCGAAATGGAAAATCGTCGTTGGCCACCATTCAATCAGAAGTGTAGGTCATCACGGTGATACTCACGAACTTGTTCACCGGCTCCTTCCGATCCTTGAG GCCAACAATGTCGATTTTTACATGAACGGGCACGACCATTGCCTTGAACGGATCAGTTGCCACAATAG TCGGATCCAGTTTCTAACCAGCGGAGCTGGTTCCAAGGCATGGAGGGGTGATGAAAAATTGCGCAACGATTGCACAGTGCATTTCTTCTACGACGGTCAAGGTTTCATGTCAGTGCAACTGAGTAGCACCAACGGCCAAATGCGTTTCTACGATGTTGACGGGAAGGCGATGTATCAGTGGAATGTCACACGGCAGCTTCACTTTCACTCAGAGATGTGA
- the LOC131324852 gene encoding purple acid phosphatase 3-like isoform X2, protein MTCFQKQASLFVLKWTFVFWLNAVSSFAELQRFTHPGKGDGTLSFLAVGDWGRDGLYNQSEVAFQMGRIGEELDLDFVVSTGDNFYDNGLKAVNDPAFRESFSEIYSYKSLRKPWYSVLGNHDYRGDVKAQLDPILRRIDRRWFCLRSFVLNAEIADFFFVDTTPFVDAYFNEPEDHIYDWRGIYPRETYVSNLLKDLNSALRESTAKWKIVVGHHSIRSVGHHGDTHELVHRLLPILEANNVDFYMNGHDHCLERISCHNSRIQFLTSGAGSKAWRGDEKLRNDCTVHFFYDGQGFMSVQLSSTNGQMRFYDVDGKAMYQWNVTRQLHFHSEM, encoded by the exons ATGACTTGTTTTCAGAAGCAGGCCTCCTTATTTGTTCTTAAATGGACCTTTGTTTTCTGGCTTAATGCTGTGTCCAGTTTTGCAGAGCTTCAGAGGTTTACACATCCAGGAAAGGGTGATGGGACCCTTAGTTTCTTGGCTGTTGGAGATTGGGGCAGGGACGGGCTGTACAACCAGTCTGAGGTTGCTTTTCAG ATGGGAAGGATCGGAGAGGAACTAGACTTAGATTTCGTAGTGTCTACAGGTGACAACTTTTACGACAATGGATTGAAGGCTGTAAATGATCCAGCATTTCGCGAGTCGTTTTCAGAAATTTACTCCTACAAGAGCCTTCGAAAGCCATGGTACAGCG TTCTGGGGAATCATGACTACAGAGGAGATGTAAAGGCTCAGTTGGACCCCATTCTCAGAAGGATCGATAGAAGATGGTTTTGCTTGAGATCTTTTGTACTCAATGCAG AAATTGCAGACTTCTTCTTTGTGGACACGACGCCCTTTGTTGATGCCTACTTCAATGAGCCAGAAGACCATATATATGATTGGAGAGGAATATATCCTCGTGAGACGTACGTTTCCAATCTTCTAAAG GATTTGAACTCAGCATTGAGAGAGTCAACTGCGAAATGGAAAATCGTCGTTGGCCACCATTCAATCAGAAGTGTAGGTCATCACGGTGATACTCACGAACTTGTTCACCGGCTCCTTCCGATCCTTGAG GCCAACAATGTCGATTTTTACATGAACGGGCACGACCATTGCCTTGAACGGATCAGTTGCCACAATAG TCGGATCCAGTTTCTAACCAGCGGAGCTGGTTCCAAGGCATGGAGGGGTGATGAAAAATTGCGCAACGATTGCACAGTGCATTTCTTCTACGACGGTCAAGGTTTCATGTCAGTGCAACTGAGTAGCACCAACGGCCAAATGCGTTTCTACGATGTTGACGGGAAGGCGATGTATCAGTGGAATGTCACACGGCAGCTTCACTTTCACTCAGAGATGTGA
- the LOC131324852 gene encoding purple acid phosphatase 3-like isoform X3 → MGRIGEELDLDFVVSTGDNFYDNGLKAVNDPAFRESFSEIYSYKSLRKPWYSVLGNHDYRGDVKAQLDPILRRIDRRWFCLRSFVLNAAEIADFFFVDTTPFVDAYFNEPEDHIYDWRGIYPRETYVSNLLKDLNSALRESTAKWKIVVGHHSIRSVGHHGDTHELVHRLLPILEANNVDFYMNGHDHCLERISCHNSRIQFLTSGAGSKAWRGDEKLRNDCTVHFFYDGQGFMSVQLSSTNGQMRFYDVDGKAMYQWNVTRQLHFHSEM, encoded by the exons ATGGGAAGGATCGGAGAGGAACTAGACTTAGATTTCGTAGTGTCTACAGGTGACAACTTTTACGACAATGGATTGAAGGCTGTAAATGATCCAGCATTTCGCGAGTCGTTTTCAGAAATTTACTCCTACAAGAGCCTTCGAAAGCCATGGTACAGCG TTCTGGGGAATCATGACTACAGAGGAGATGTAAAGGCTCAGTTGGACCCCATTCTCAGAAGGATCGATAGAAGATGGTTTTGCTTGAGATCTTTTGTACTCAATGCAG CAGAAATTGCAGACTTCTTCTTTGTGGACACGACGCCCTTTGTTGATGCCTACTTCAATGAGCCAGAAGACCATATATATGATTGGAGAGGAATATATCCTCGTGAGACGTACGTTTCCAATCTTCTAAAG GATTTGAACTCAGCATTGAGAGAGTCAACTGCGAAATGGAAAATCGTCGTTGGCCACCATTCAATCAGAAGTGTAGGTCATCACGGTGATACTCACGAACTTGTTCACCGGCTCCTTCCGATCCTTGAG GCCAACAATGTCGATTTTTACATGAACGGGCACGACCATTGCCTTGAACGGATCAGTTGCCACAATAG TCGGATCCAGTTTCTAACCAGCGGAGCTGGTTCCAAGGCATGGAGGGGTGATGAAAAATTGCGCAACGATTGCACAGTGCATTTCTTCTACGACGGTCAAGGTTTCATGTCAGTGCAACTGAGTAGCACCAACGGCCAAATGCGTTTCTACGATGTTGACGGGAAGGCGATGTATCAGTGGAATGTCACACGGCAGCTTCACTTTCACTCAGAGATGTGA